One genomic segment of Brassica napus cultivar Da-Ae chromosome A3, Da-Ae, whole genome shotgun sequence includes these proteins:
- the LOC106439099 gene encoding probable protein phosphatase 2C 35, whose translation MGCVQCKCCSRYPSSSSEAASSRGHGPTSKPQNDAVPKPLSSTTIHVPSPSFEMVYSVLSQRGYYPDSPDKENQDTYCIKTELQGNPNVHLFGVFDGHGVFGTQCSNFVKNRVVELLSEDSALLQDPEKAYKTAFLRVNEELHNSEIDDSMSGTTAITVLVVGDKIYVANVGDSRAVLAVKDGSHRNRILAEDLSYDQTPFRTDECERVKGCGARVLSVDQVEGLKDPSVQTWASEENEGGDPPRLWVQNGMYPGTAFTRSVGDSLAEGIGVTAEPEVSMVKLSPNHLFFVVASDGIFEFLPSQAVVDMVGRYADPRDGCAAAAAESYKLWLQHENRTDDITIIIVQIKNLSNE comes from the exons atGGGTTGCGTTCAATGCAAATGTTGTAGCCGATACCCATCGTCATCATCAGAAGCCGCCTCTTCTCGTGGGCACGGACCAACCTCCAAGCCCCAAAACGACGCCGTTCCGAAGCCTCTCTCATCAACAACAATCCATGTCCCATCTCCCAGCTTCGAAATGGTCTACTCTGTTCTCTCCCAACGAGGCTACTACCCTGACTCGCCTGACAAAGAGAATCAAGACACTTACTGCATCAAAACCGAGCTCCAAGGCAACCCCAACGTTCACCTCTTCGGCGTCTTCGATGGCCACGGCGTGTTCGGGACTCAATGCTCTAACTTCGTCAAGAACAGAGTCGTTGAACTCTTGTCTGAAGACTCTGCTCTGCTTCAAGACCCAGAGAAGGCTTACAAGACTGCTTTTTTAAGAGTTAACGAGGAGTTACATAACAGCGAGATAGATGATTCGATGAGTGGGACCACTGCTATTACAGTTCTTGTCGTTGGGGACAAGATCTATGTAGCTAATGTCGGGGATTCGAGAGCTGTGTTGGCTGTTAAAGACGGGAGTCACAGGAACAGGATCTTAGCTGAGGATTTGTCTTATGATCAGACGCCGTTTAGGACAGATGAGTGTGAGAGGGTGAAAGGGTGTGGAGCTAGAGTGCTGAGTGTTGATCAGGTCGAAGGGTTGAAGGATCCGAGCGTGCAGACGTGGGCTAGTGAAGAGAACGAAGGAGGTGACCCGCCTAGGCTTTGGGTGCAGAACGGGATGTATCCAGGGACGGCGTTTACTAGGAGCGTTGGTGATAGTTTAGCTGAGGGGATTGGTGTTACTGCTGAGCCTGAAGTGTCTATGGTTAAGCTTTCGCCGAATCATTTGTTCTTTGTTGTTGCGAGTGATGGGATCTTCGAGTTTCTTCCAAGCCAAGCTGTTGTTGATATG GTGGGGAGGTATGCTGATCCGAGAGATGGATGTGCAGCGGCTGCGGCGGAGTCATACAAACTGTGGTTGCAGCATGAGAATAGGACAGATGATATCACAATTATCATTGTACAGATTAAAAACTTGTCTaatgaatga
- the LOC106443924 gene encoding probable galacturonosyltransferase-like 4, giving the protein MASRSLSYTQLLGLLSFILLTSTMAVRVGVILHKPSTPTLPVFREAPAFRNGDQCLEADQIHIAMTLDTNYLRGTMAAVFSLLQHSTCPENLSFHFLSLAHFENDLFSSIKSTFPYLNFKIYQFDPNLVRSKISKSIREALDQPLNYARIYLADIVPPSVDRIIYLDSDLVVVDDIEKLWHVDMEGKVVAAPEYCHANFTHYFTKTFWSDPVLVKVLEGKRPCYFNTGVMVVDVDKWRKGLYTQKVEEWMTVQKQKRIYHLGSLPPFLLIFAGDIKAVNHRWNQHGLGGDNFEGRCRTLHPGPISLLHWSGKGKPWLRLDSRKPCIVDHLWAPYDLYRSSKHSLDE; this is encoded by the coding sequence ATGGCCTCAAGGAGCCTCTCCTACACACAACTCCTAGGCCTCCTGTCCTTTATCCTCCTAACCTCCACAATGGCGGTTCGTGTTGGAGTCATTCTTCACAAGCCTTCTACTCCAACCCTTCCTGTATTTAGAGAAGCCCCAGCTTTCAGAAATGGTGACCAATGCCTTGAGGCTGATCAGATTCATATAGCCATGACTCTTGACACAAACTACCTCCGTGGAACAATGGCTGCTGTTTTTTCTCTCTTACAACATTCAACTTGCCCTGAAAACCTCTCTTTTCATTTCCTCTCCCTTGCTCACTTCGAAAACGACCTCTTCTCCAGCATCAAATCAACTTTTCCTTACCTAAACTTCAAGATTTATCAGTTTGATCCAAACCTTGTCCGCAGCAAAATCTCCAAATCCATCAGGGAAGCCCTAGACCAGCCTCTAAATTACGCGAGGATCTACCTCGCGGATATAGTTCCTCCCAGCGTCGACCGGATCATATACCTAGACTCTGACCTCGTCGTGGTAGACGACATAGAGAAGCTATGGCACGTGGACATGGAAGGTAAAGTTGTGGCTGCTCCTGAGTACTGCCACGCAAACTTCACACACTATTTCACAAAAACGTTTTGGTCGGACCCGGTACTTGTTAAAGTACTTGAAGGAAAACGACCGTGCTATTTCAACACGGGTGTGATGGTCGTGGACGTTGATAAATGGAGGAAAGGGTTGTATACACAAAAGGTAGAGGAGTGGATGACTGTTCAGAAGCAGAAGAGGATATACCATTTGGGTTCATTACCTCCTTTTTTGCTTATATTCGCCGGTGATATTAAAGCGGTTAACCATAGGTGGAACCAGCATGGTTTAGGAGGAGATAACTTTGAAGGGAGATGCAGAACGTTGCACCCTGGTCCGATAAGTCTACTTCATTGGAGTGGGAAAGGGAAGCCATGGTTGAGATTAGATTCAAGAAAGCCTTGTATTGTTGATCATCTCTGGGCTCCGTATGATTTGTACCGTTCATCAAAACATTCTTTAGATGAGTAG